AAATATTCGGTACATATTAGTTAGTTGACGTATTAAATGATTTTAAATTATCATGATCATTAAAGAAAATATTTGGATAATTCTATTTATTATATGGGGACTTCCACTCACCATATACAGAAGCAAGTTTCGTAAAATCGTTTATGAAACAGACAGTTGGTTGATCAATATTAAACCAATATTTGGAAAAGAAATAAAAGCGTTATTTGGGACGATTTATCCAAACAATAAAGCGTATATGAAATTTAGAAATTTTTACCGGATTTACCTGATCATTTATTTAGTTCTTTTTGGAACATACCTTGGATTTGGTAAAAACAATTTACAATCAAACAAACAGGAAATGAAAAAAATTGAAATAGGAAATCAGTTGCCACCTTTTACGCTGATGGATCAGGATGGAAAAATATTTAATATTGAAACCGTATTGGGCAAAAAGAATTTGGTAATTTATTTTTATCCCAAAGATGACAGCCCGGGCTGTACCAAAGAAGCCTGTTATTTTCAGGATCAGTTTGAAGTCTTTAAACAAGCGGATGCTGAAGTAATTGGAATTAGCGGTCAATCGGTAGAAAGCCATAAGAAATTCGCAGAAAAATACAATCTAACTTACACCTTGCTTAGCGATGAAGGTAACAAACTCAGAAAGCAGTTTGGAGTTCCTACTAATTTCCTGGGTTTATTGCCGGGTCGAGTGACCTATATCATCGACAAAACAGGAAAAGTAGTCTATATTTTTAATTCACAAATTCAGGCTACGAAACATGTGGATGAAGCACTAAGAATTATTCAAAACTTATAATGAAACAAATAATCATATTAGTTTTATTGATGACAACAATGAATGAAACTGCATATAAAATAGATTTTGGAAAGAATTTAGACGGGAAGAATTGGGTTGTTGTTAATGATGGTGTAATGGGCGGGAAATCTGAATCAACTGTTCAGCTTTTATCAAATAGCATCCTGTTTAAAGGGAATATTTCACTCCGAAATAACGGTGGTTTTGCTTCGCTCCGAAATGAAGGCGATAAGTTAGATATTACCCAATACAAAACGGTCACCATAAAATTTAAAACGAATACCAACAGAAAATTTTCATTCAGACTATCCAACTCCGACTGGTTTTACAAACCGTTCTTTAAACATGAATTTGGTTCTTCGACTCCCGACTGGGAAACGGCCACATTACCATTGACTGATTTTAAAGAATTTACCATTGAAGGTGAAACGGGAAATAAACTCACCTCAGTTAATATGAAGAAAGAAATGAGAATTGGGATCATTTTATACGACAAACAAGAAGGCTCTTTTGAAATTGAAATCGACTATATAGCATTTAACTAAAAAATATATAAAATGGACAATCTCCTTATTACATTCGTCATTGCCCTGGGAATTAACCTGATCATGTTTATTCCGGCTTATCTTTTTAACACAGACAAGCTGACTGATATTTCATACTCGGTAACTTTTGTGGTGGTGGCAATTTTTGGTTTGATCCAAAGCAGTTTGAATTTGCCTCATATTTTATTGTTTTTGATGATTTTTATATGGGCGTTCAGATTAGGAACCTACCTTCTTTTGCGCATTCGAAAGATTGGTAAAGACAATCGCTTCGACAGCATGCGTAAAAGCATCATAAAATTTGGAAGTTTCTGGGTATTGCAAGGGATTACCGTATTTGTAGTCCTTATTCCAAGCATTTACTTTTTTAATACGAGTCTTGAACAACTTAGTTTCCTATCCTATTCCGGATTACTGATCTGGTTAGTTGGTTTAATTATTGAAGCTACAGGTGATTATCAAAAAACGATTTTTATAAACAATCCAAACAATAAAGGTAAGTGGGTGAACACCGGTTTATGGAAATATTCGCGCCACCCGAATTATTTGGGAGAAATACTTGTTTGGATCGGGGTATATCTTTTTATTTTACCTGCGCTAAATAATGGGCAAGCTTTGATTGGATTAATCAGTCCGGTTTTTATAACCACGCTGCTTTTATTTGTGAGCGGAATTCCTTTACTCGAAAAATCAGCCGATAAAAAGTGGGGCACTGATCATGATTATACATTGTATAAAAATAACACAGGTATATTGCTCCCAAAAAACACCTTCCCCCTCCTTCTCTCGGTAGGGCTTACCTTACTTATAGGGATGATTGGGGGATTAGTCACAGCAACAAGTGTTGGGAACTGGTTCGTTGAATTGAGCAAACCGAGTTGGAACCCTCCTGGCTGGATCTTTGGACCTGTATGGACAAGTCTTTATATTTTAATGGG
The genomic region above belongs to Bacteroidota bacterium and contains:
- a CDS encoding DUF1295 domain-containing protein gives rise to the protein MDNLLITFVIALGINLIMFIPAYLFNTDKLTDISYSVTFVVVAIFGLIQSSLNLPHILLFLMIFIWAFRLGTYLLLRIRKIGKDNRFDSMRKSIIKFGSFWVLQGITVFVVLIPSIYFFNTSLEQLSFLSYSGLLIWLVGLIIEATGDYQKTIFINNPNNKGKWVNTGLWKYSRHPNYLGEILVWIGVYLFILPALNNGQALIGLISPVFITTLLLFVSGIPLLEKSADKKWGTDHDYTLYKNNTGILLPKNTFPLLLSVGLTLLIGMIGGLVTATSVGNWFVELSKPSWNPPGWIFGPVWTSLYILMGIASYLIWKQRSKKPIKIAMGFYGVQLLLNMLWSILFFGLQNPQLAFFEIIILLIMIILTTLQFLKVDKRAAILMIPYIAWVSFATILNFSIWQLN
- a CDS encoding peroxiredoxin, whose translation is MKKIEIGNQLPPFTLMDQDGKIFNIETVLGKKNLVIYFYPKDDSPGCTKEACYFQDQFEVFKQADAEVIGISGQSVESHKKFAEKYNLTYTLLSDEGNKLRKQFGVPTNFLGLLPGRVTYIIDKTGKVVYIFNSQIQATKHVDEALRIIQNL
- a CDS encoding CIA30 family protein, whose amino-acid sequence is MKQIIILVLLMTTMNETAYKIDFGKNLDGKNWVVVNDGVMGGKSESTVQLLSNSILFKGNISLRNNGGFASLRNEGDKLDITQYKTVTIKFKTNTNRKFSFRLSNSDWFYKPFFKHEFGSSTPDWETATLPLTDFKEFTIEGETGNKLTSVNMKKEMRIGIILYDKQEGSFEIEIDYIAFN